The sequence CGCGCTGCAACGAGATCCAGGCAGCACTGTTGGCTGGCGGGAAGGCCGCATCCACGCCGGTCGCCGTGATTCAGTCAGCGACCATGGAAGAGCAATCACAACTTATCACAACGCTGGGAGAATTGTCGAGCGCGCTGGCAGCTGCGCAACTTGGCAGCCCGAGCATCATCGTGGTAGGCGACGTGGTACGGTGTGCGATGAATGCGGTTTCTTTGGATGTCGCCGATAAATGCGGCCGATCCGCGGCCCACCATTCGTAGTCAATTCTCGTAGTCAACTCGGGCGGTCTATGCTCGAAACCTGTTCATGCCTCGTCAGCATTTTTGATCGGTCTCGCAATCGCCATCGCTGCCATATGCAACCTGGCAACGCGTTTAAAATCATCGGATATACGGGTGTCTGCGCATACGCTGGCCCAAAACTGTTCTGCGAGCCCCAAAGCCTTGGGCAGTTGACGGAGATCGAGACGATCCAGACCCGATAAATTGAACGACCGCTGCACCACTTCGCCTTGCGAGTTTGGTCGATACATCATTGGCAGCATGTCATATACCGGCCGCAACGCAAACAATCCCTCCGCAGTCCAGGACAACGACAGATTCCCCGGATGGCGATCGGTGTTACCAATTAAAACCCCATACACGTCCAATAATTGAATCGCCGCCAGGTCGGCCTGAGATAACTTCTTCCGATTGGCAAGCAGTGTCGCAACATAGGACCAGGTTCTATCGGCAGCCCCGGTTTCGCCTAATAGCCCGGACAGAGAGACCATCGGGGTCCGCCCAAATCGCCCGACACGATCAAAACGGACCGATTCGAGGAATATGCGATTGTCCGCTACCAGAATGCTGGAAGCGGCGGCCAGAATGGCATTGTCACGTAACGTCGCGAGAGCAATATGTTCGGCAATCAGCAGATCGCCCCAACGCCGACCGCCGGCTGTGCGTATGTCAGGCGAGAATTTGACAATCACTGCGAGAGGATCATCTGTTTGATCATGCGCAACAGCGGCGGTGAATTTCGGTTGTTCGCCGCCGGCCGACGAGCCCACAGTTTCGCCTCTTAACGCACGTTCTGCCAATTGCGGATAACGCACTTCGCGCTCGGATGCCGCGATAACGTTATGCTGAACGTTGTCATTAACGTTTTGATCAACGCCTGATTTTCTCTCAAAGAAGCGCCGGTAAGACTCGTTGCCAATCACAAGATCGCCCATATTGTCTTCACCG is a genomic window of Glaciimonas sp. PAMC28666 containing:
- the yjjJ gene encoding type II toxin-antitoxin system HipA family toxin YjjJ, producing MLFKNKKEQITTLRQLLTREPSNAKALAVALGISQPTFSRLWPMAGDDVLAIGAARATVYGLARSIRDVGPSLPIFRINAHGEPLEFAQLTILSGHWYAYQFAGSNSVFTCEGLPYFLQDLRPQGFLGRLAPRENKDLNLPADIVEWTDDDALYYLARRGEDNMGDLVIGNESYRRFFERKSGVDQNVNDNVQHNVIAASEREVRYPQLAERALRGETVGSSAGGEQPKFTAAVAHDQTDDPLAVIVKFSPDIRTAGGRRWGDLLIAEHIALATLRDNAILAAASSILVADNRIFLESVRFDRVGRFGRTPMVSLSGLLGETGAADRTWSYVATLLANRKKLSQADLAAIQLLDVYGVLIGNTDRHPGNLSLSWTAEGLFALRPVYDMLPMMYRPNSQGEVVQRSFNLSGLDRLDLRQLPKALGLAEQFWASVCADTRISDDFKRVARLHMAAMAIARPIKNADEA